The window ACACAAATGGTTCAACACGAGAATGAATATATTAATTGTCTTTTTAATCTTAACTTTAGTAATATTGGGCAAATAAATTTGGTAGTTAGTTACTTAGTAATAAGTGTATGTGAAATAAACCATTCCACTCCAAACGAAAAGAAGAATTCATTGCCCCCTGCCTACATTGACATCACCCAAATACATAACAATTTTAGCTTCAAAGTTATAAATATTCGAAGCCAGAGTTTCTGGCCAAAATTTATATTGTTCGTAAGACTGCAACTAAAATAATATTCTTGATATTTACATTGCCATTTACAGTGaaataaaaaccaaaattaattatttgatTAACTAGCCTCCCTTCACAAACGAGTCTGGTTTTCGCGAACAAGTCACGTTTTGCGAACGAGTCACGTTTTCCGAACGAGTCTCGTTTTTCGAACGAGTCTCGTTTATCGAACAAATCTATCCGAACGGGTCTTTTATAGCGGTCCCGAACGAGTCTTTCCAAACCAGTCTCGTTTTCCGACGGGTCTTTTAAACGAGTCTAATTTTAAGAACGAGGCtcgtttttttaaaccagtcacACGTCGTGAGGACAAAATCATCCccaaattggtgttgcacaattataaaagtatcagttcacacgaggggacatgtcCCTGAAACATGTTCCTGAAAaatgtacccgcaacattttcatgtgtgtgcacatgttgtgattttgtccctgctagaTGTCCCCGCTACATGTCCCTGCTACATAtcgcctcagtgtgcactacacaagttttttgtcgctgcaacatgtccctgcaacatgaccctTCGTGTCTGCCCACgtttagagagctttagcagcGACAaggacgacggcaacgagaacgtcacaaatttgcatatttagtgggcaaaaacaatagctttgcacgccctgcacgtgcgttcttcacttttgtccatttctttgccgtcgtcagcaaaacaacaacgtgaaataaccaagtttgaggtgttatggagaacgtcggcacttggagataaatttttatttttctccacTAAATTAAGCttgattatttatttctttgatcgtgagcgggcggtatcctgagaatcctgcaatctgattggttccgggagcgggcagtattttcctatctactgaccacggtcatggtaaccaactacgctaagcgcagagtgaagttgcgaattgaaaaagcgaagtttcaatttgtcttaattgttttttgcaatagagcagtgttattgttcaactttctcataaaaaaaacaatggattctgacgaaagctattaccgtccagtgaaagcgaattttattacgcaacaatgtgtaaaattaaaaacatgtcttttagagtttttcttaatagtttctcctaccttctaaaaatagaatttagaaataaataaaaatgttattcaccggccttggtcagTCCGTATTGGGAATACGtattcccaatacggacctcccggccggtgaataacatatatgtcATTTCGGTTTCATTTTTGAGGGACTGGCTCACCATTGTCACGTCAAAAAGCTTGGAATGATCGCGAAGGGATTTCAATAgcgcgaatttatgttttgagatgacattctcATTGGCGTTTCCATCGTAGTTGCTAAAGTggtcgcattagggagttaacactagtgttacatcaagttctattgttcagtgtttccCTGGCGACTCAAGACACCGGAAATGCTACAATCGCATTTAAGAGTTGAAAATAGAGAAGTGTCAACACTAGTTAAGACCTGGCCAAACGATCGCAACATTCCAACGCAACATCtggcaacattgttgcatgatgctGCGATATGTGTTGAACGGGTTGGctaaacgcacgcaacattttcaacattttcaacgcaacatgtcgatGCTTATGTGCCCCAGGTCCCTGGCGCGCgacaagtggacctagcgcgcatgccctagtgcaacaatgttgcgtgaacgtggccaaacgattacaacatcatgcaacatccaaaatgttgcacgaaaagttTGACCGTTTTccaatttgatccaacatcatccaacatgttgcaacatatcgcaacagggtggccaaacgtacgcaacatgttgcgagATGTTGCGTTGTAATGTTGCAaacgtttggccaggcctttacacTGTGTTTCTCCCAAGTGTGATCGAAATCATTATTGATCTGTGGCGTTGTCAACGTCGTTTCTTTAACTCCTTTGGGGAGTTCAAGAAACGACGACAGTGATAGAGACGTAAACGTCCCCTAAAAATATAGCTTCGTCCTGGCTTTGCGCGAAACGTTTTGAAGTTTTGGAGTTGTACTCTCCTATAGGCATGGGCTACTGACATGCAGTGCATTGGAAAGAGtgatattcttcttcttcttctttttcttctttttcttcttcttcgtttgAATACAGCCTTTCTTATAGgctattagggaatttaagaaacggcgacggTTATGACTACGACATTGCCACAAAGCAGTAATATTAAACACTTGATAattggtccctcgggaaacagatcattttgtttcccgagaatctcaatgttttcccgaggcgcagccgatggaaacattgagattcgaggaAAACAAAGTGAACTATTTCCCGAAGGACAAGTCAttgagtgatttgttatatagcaaaacAAATGGGTCAAACCGGTGGAAAACAAGTAATCACTTTATTGACAAATGACCCGTCTAAGTATACAAGGCAATGTTAAGAATATTactgaaatttacaaaaatCGCCGCAAACAATCATCGTGAACATCACGTGCTACAGCGGTCAACATTTCGCGGGTAAAAGTTAACTTTTTCTTTTTGACGTCATAGTTTTCGCAATGTTACTCGCTCATGTCATTTGGcggtaaacagtttcattgttagatgtcatgtgaccatgaactagccaatgaatgggcgcgctatagcgggaaaaactccagctatataacaacattggttaaaagagttTAAATAATCGttctgcacgtgcagcacggattttagcaagtgtcttagcggtcctctgcataacgacgtcgtgaaatcatcaaatttgaggttttgacgacaacgtaagcatgcaacagagaatctttcattctcgattttaactctgaaaccgctcgtaccaatttatatTTAGGATAcgtcgcccatattgtaggacgttaACGAAAATGAATAATCGCGAaggacttatgatagagccaagttatccaggtgatctggtgacgtaattcggaggactggcgAGAAaatttttaacgccgtatcccacaaccgcgcgcggccttattttcgaattcaacgtggcagaggcgaggttagatcttgtcgggtctacttgaatgttcattcagtaacaggtaatgtggtagacacgtaatgatctgttgagttttggcgatggcattactgcagggagtttggaaacagcacctaaggccgcgcgcagttatgggatacggcgttaaatcctccaaattacgtcaccagatcacctggatattttgagatgacgttttccTCGCCCGTCGCCGTCAtggatcttaaattccctattgaCTCATCAACACGGTGATTTTTAGAAGCAGAGATATGTAAAGAACATTCGAATACACAAACACTGTACAATAATAACACTGAAGTGATTGATACACTTCATGCATGTATGAGAGTGGAGGTTTGCTAACAGCCACAATTCCGGTCATGATTCGTTGTAACAATTGCAGAGACTGAGCCTTTCATTCCTCCTCAAATATTAGGTTTAGAGGATGGTATTCATTTTGAGTCATCGAAAGGGGAGAAAGTCCGCTGAGTGTTACAAAATCTACTGCATTTTCAATGTTTTTGCCTTCCGCTAGCAACGCACCTAGAGAAAAACTTTCGAAGCAGTGTGATGTAATTCAAAATTTGTATTATCAAGAGCTCGTTCAGAGGTTTGTATGCGACTCAAATTGGCTTCAGTCGAATTTGGAAATATTGAGGTTTTGTCGATAGGAAAATCTCTtaagcagagtagaaaaccaaccaTTGATTGAGAAGGACTGGTACGAGGCGAGTGTTTTCACCACAACTACCATCGTTCTCTAAGCCCTACTTGTTTGTAAACACACTCTTTTTGTGAGGGGCGTTGATTTCTTTCTATAAGATATaaaaatacagttgacactgtAAGAACCAAATACATTGTAGAACTGTTAATTATTTTTCCCCTTGAATCGTATTTTGTAAGATATTGAGAGTTGTGTTTGTTAGTTTGCTGCTTCTTAGGCTGCACTTTCATCATCCATTTTCTTTATCTGTGTGCTTGACAGTGTTGGCTTAGGTATTGATGAGGTGACATTTATGCGGCTGATCCATTTAAATCTAAATAGCTGCAATTTCATCTATTCAATTCAAACAGGAAGAAGTTTTAAAATGTAGAGTTACAAAATGATGCAAATACCTACCTTCTTAGACTTTCCAATATTTTGAGCAACATCCtggaataatttcaaaagcaCCTCAGCAACTTTGCCTGTATAAGTTATTTAGAGGTTGACATTAAAAGAGACAAGTTAAGACAATACATGTGTTTGGccatgcaagtttttttttcaacataaatttgtggccatggtcaagAATGACAGCAACCTGtaccttcatgtttttttttttttttttgggggggggggggaggggtaaaaAAAGAACTATGCAGTTCCTACACTGTGAAATATCTGTATCTACCAAAATCATTGGTCAAGAGCTACAAGGAGAGAGTGAGGCTATGGGAATTTTGAAATGAAGCTCTATTAATATCTgcaaaattggttttcaaaagTCAACACCATAATATTAAACAGCATAAAATATGTTAAATAATGTTCTGGTAAAAACAATGaggaaacaattttcactgtctGCATTAAGATCTAAAACTGGCAATGTCATTCTTGAGGTAAAGTTTAAACATTGGTTAATAGGTGATTGGTTTTGCTCCAACTTGCATGTAGTTACAATGTCTTTTCtggaataaattttattggaattaaGAATGACGAAAGTTGTAGttgataatttaaaaaaaaaaatgtattactTTACTTTTGAAAAGGTAATAATAAAGCTAGATATGGTTGTCCCTTGCAGTTGTGAAATACATTACCAGACTGCcacaagtttcatgtttttttcagattgacCTCTGGTGTATGGCCTCACAAATGAAGAATGAAATTTCCTAGCAGTGTCCGAAGCAGCCAGAGAAATTGCTGTGTCATGTATCTCATCACCACTgtaatgtgttgaaatgtgatttcgTAACAATGAATGCCAGATTTCAACCttcttttctgttattattgATAGCCATCGCTCTTTAAAGTTATAGTAGGCGGGAAAGTTGATCTTTTGGTGACACAGGTCACTTAAcatggataaagtagatctgtcATAATGATGTCGCTCCCAGATAATGAAAATGATGGCTAGGCGAATCATGACATTTATGTACAGTTCCAGATTACCAGAGCAAAAGATGCTGTCATATTGAAAAAAGACCAGTGGCAAAATTTCTTCAAGTAAATTAACCAGGTACAGAAATTCAATATCTTTGCAGAACTTGAATTTTGCCAAGACTTTATGTCTGATTAACAACCATCCACACAAGGTTCCTGTAATAATGAGGCTTGTTCGAAAGGGTTTTGGTTTAAGTGGGaagtcactgccaaaaacctccttataaagccttgcaaaaaataTGTGGTGGCTTTTGATGACgtcttcatttatatttaaGCAGACATGAAAAGGTCCTTGTTCTGGAATAAGGGACAAATAAGGGTGTTCTTGGGAAGTTGTTTCTGGTAGCTGAGCAATTACTTTTTTGGTGTAATACCAGGTTGGCCAATCTCCAGGCAGTGGAATAACAAATAATTTACAGAAATCATGAAGGGGAAGAGCAGAATGGAATGTATGGTTAAGTGCGGCCTTGTAATCCTCCATGTGTTTCAGGGCTGCCTCAAATTCATCTATTAAAATGCAAGTGCTCAGGGTAAGAAGTTCATCTTGTGCCATGCCATTGTATACTctagaaatgaaagcaaaaatatttttacttgGGCACCATTATTACAATTTTAGACTTGATTACAGATATAATGCATTCATTACTCAGGTTTATTGTACAGAAATTAAGTCAATCCCTAGTGGGTTGCTGGAACATACATTGTACAAGTACACATGAAGTGTATTTCAAATtgggtggtttttttttttgttttattatttttttttaccaaacagTTCATGCAAAGCCAATCAACTTggcaaaagaacattttttgttttcttcatggTTCAAATGCTATTCACTGCGATTTTACCCACCACAGCTATGAAACCCTGTTAAACTGGACAGTtgccagaaaagagaaaacgTGAAACTCTAAATAAACACCTGAACTGTTTGATCTGTTTTTGTATATCTTTAGCCTTCAGCTGCTGACATTGTTGGGGAAGAGAGGTTAGAAATGAGTGGTGATGGCTTTTAAGACCTTCTGTGAACAGTTCTTGTATATATCTTTTTACAATACCACCTCTGCAAACAGTCTCCTGCCCTCTGAAAGTAATTTTCAAAACACTGTGGACACACTGTGGGTTGGGCTGGTATTTCCAGGTGAATGTCAAGTGGAACGGAAGCCATGTGTGTTTCTTTAGACAATTTCAGATTGTCTGGCATTCTGACCGTGTGAATGTTATGAAAACCATCCAACAGGAGAACCTTCCTAATGAAATACAATCATGAATGAATAGTCATAATAGTCAGTAGATATCGTTTGAACTTAGTTATCATGTTGTTATTATGTTACCTTCTTATTAGCCTGTGAATCTACACTCTGTTTGGAGAAAGGGAGAAAAAATATTGCCTTTCTCAAACAGAGAGCCTGTTCACAGGCTACCGTCCTATACATGATAGTTCTCATTTCTATAACCTCTGATTGAGTTGTCAATAGATAATCATTAATGCCATTAGAAGAGTTCAGGTCATCAAACAATATTAAATttgtcattttaaaaattgttataGTATTTGTAAATTTTATCTGTCATTTAATGTGAATAATAGGCACCCTGATTCCAATGGTTTGgctgtttttaaaacagttttaaaacagtATTAAAAAGTATTACTGTGTAACCTTCATTTCTGTATTGCTTATTTTAGAAACGGATTTGTATTTAATAAAAGTTATCAtgtatttacataattattccGTTGCACCTTAACTGACTGTTCAATTTTTTGCTTTAACAAGCTCGGATACTGCTGCCGTAAGTTGACGTTGTGCCTATCAATTGATCTTGGTGCTACCGAAAAGCCAAAGATAGGGCCATTGTTCAAGCCAGCTCTTGAAAGGCCATGTTGATGCATATACAGACCCATGTCTTTTTGCAAGGGACACGACTTCTGGGACCTAGACAAagataaacaacaaattaaatttttttgaccaCACAATCTCATTAGAGGTCAGCATAATTTTATCTATTTCATTCCTTGCCAGCTACCTAAAATAAGTCATAATATGGAGAAGAGCAACTGTTCTTTGTTCCTGGAgtgttttcctttcttctgaCAGCCTGGAGTCGTCTCTAAGAATAGAACTGAGGAGGACATCAAACAAGCCTGGCGCATGAGTCTCGGAAAACTTCCtcatatctgctgcatcatataATGTTTGGCCACTATTTTCATAGTGGCTGCTGAATGCCTTTTGAAATGTCTCCATCATTTTCTGTAATGAAGGCtctaaaaaatataaatgttcttcaatattaattttattacaacGTGATGAAAATCCTGTAATGTGTTTTGGGAAAAACTTTCGAGGGACAAAAACATTGGGCATTGGGATTGATGAGTTGAAAGAGGGAGGGATGTAAATTTCCAGATTTCGTTCAGGAGAGTTTCTTCTGTACTTAACCTTTTTGTGAACTTGAAGTTTGCTGAATATCCTTGGTTTTCTGTGGTGTTGGGTGATTCATTACATTTtcctaaagaaaaatatttgtgtTGATATTATTTGATCGTCTGTTTTagaataaagtattattatgtttaaaaattaaaattgctgaaaaaataattttatttagtgtgctttaccttattttctgatgtcacttttttttgCTTCCTGGGAGTGAACATGGGGTGGGACGCGAATTCTTTATCTGCGAGGATGCTGCATTTGTTACACCAGTTTGTCCCAGACTTGTATTCGGTAACGCTGCTCTTGCCCACCTCGTCAAATACTGCATACAGCCTCTCAGGGATCGGACGTTTTGATAAGATTTTACCGTGTCCCCACGAAGATGGGCAGGAACAGCGTTTGTCCTCGgcaagtatcaaatttctgtggcttagacaaatccacGATCCCTCCCGACCGGTATATCTCCAgctctcgacaacgctttatcGACTCTCCTGAGCTGCTGTTCAGAACACTTTTTTCCTGTCCGCGTTCTCGCTTCCTTTATACATCTTCGGGTGGTCACGCTCAGtgacaacgacagtaaacaaatcgCAGCGGCGACAAGCTTTCGCATGTCGGCTCttttaacactaagaacttttttagtgaaggtcaaaaaaatttagtgaactcggagaataaagaaaatttatcgaACTATCAactgttaaaacgaaaaccttccgtttgcagtacttcgcttgactttagcaaattaatcactgtcgttgaatttttttttcgcgtgacaccggttctgcaatggtttcaatTAAATTTTGGCGCGGGAAATTTTCGCTGCCGGCGATCGGGTACGAGTGTATTGCGCATGCTCGTGCGTTTGACAGCAGTGTCGTACTACACAAACATGTCGCCTCAACATGTCCCTCCAACATGACcaaccctcccccccctccaaaTATTTTTGCGGTG of the Montipora capricornis isolate CH-2021 chromosome 7, ASM3666992v2, whole genome shotgun sequence genome contains:
- the LOC138056419 gene encoding uncharacterized protein, yielding MAQDELLTLSTCILIDEFEAALKHMEDYKAALNHTFHSALPLHDFCKLFVIPLPGDWPTWYYTKKVIAQLPETTSQEHPYLSLIPEQGPFHVCLNINEDVIKSHHIFFARLYKEVFGSDFPLKPKPFRTSLIITGTLCGWLLIRHKVLAKFKFCKDIEFLYLVNLLEEILPLVFFQYDSIFCSGNLELYINVMIRLAIIFIIWERHHYDRSTLSMLSDLCHQKINFPAYYNFKERWLSIITEKKVEIWHSLLRNHISTHYSGDEIHDTAISLAASDTARKFHSSFVRPYTRGQSEKNMKLVAVW